The genomic interval CCCGTCACCTCGCAGATCGTCGAGGGACGCGGCGCCGACGTGCTGCTCGCGGCCTCGCGCGAGGCCGACGTGCTCGCCGTCGGCAGCCGTGGGCTCGGTCGCTTCCTGTCGATGGTGATGGGCTCGACGAGCCTGGCCCTGGGTCGCCGCGCGGACTGCCCGGTCGTCGTCGTGCGCGGCGACGAGGCGACCGACGGACCCATCGGCGTGGCCTACGAGGGCTCCGACCTGGGTACCCAGGCCCTCCGGCGGGCGGGCGAGCTGGCCGCCCTCTACGGCGCCGAGGTGCACGTGGTGATCGGCGTCGCGACGCCGCTGTCGGAGCATCCGCGCATCCTCGAGACCGCGCGGCGCCTCATCCACGAGGGCCACCCGGACGTGACCGTCGAGCTGGCCGACGGCTCGGCGGCCCATGACGCCAAGAGTCTCGTGCGCCTGAGCGAAGGGGTGCGCGCCCTCGTCGTCGCCGCCCGCGGCGAGGGGGCGGTCTCGGCGTCCTCGCAGACCGGCGCCGTCGTGCAGTACGCCCACACCCCGATCTGGATCGAGCGGCCGCTGCGCCGTCGCTGACCGCCCTGACGCGCACGGGGCGCCCGGCCGGATGGCCGGGCGCCCCGTGCGCGTCGCAGGAGGTCTGCGGTCAGACCGACGCGCGGCGCAGGACCTCCGTGAGGTGGTTGGCCGAGGAGATGACGGCGGCGGCGTGCAGGCGGCCGGGCTGACGGGTGATGCGCTCGATCGGACCGGACACGCTCAGGGCCGCGACCACACGACCGTTGGGCCCGCGCACGGGGGCCGAGACGGAGCCGACGCCGCTCTCGCGCTCACCGATGGACTGGGCCCAGCCGCGGCGCCGCACGGCCGAGAGCATGGTGGCCGTGAAGCGGGCGCCGTGGAGGCCCCGGTGCAGACGGTCCGGCTCCTCCCAGGCGAGCAGGATCTGGGCGGCGCTGCCGGCCTTCATGGTGAGCGTCGCGCCGAGCGGCACGGAGTCGCGCAGACCGATGGGGCGCTCGGCCGCGGCCACGCAGATGCGGTGCTCTCCCTGGCGGCGGTAGAGCTGCGCGGACTCGCCCGTGTGGTCGCGCAGCGCCGCGAGCACGGGGCCCGCGGCGGCGAGCAGCCGGTCCTCGCCCGCGGCGGCGGCGAGCTCGCCGAGCCGGCCGCCGAGGATGAAGCGGCCCTGCATGTCGCGGGCGACGAGCCGGTGGTGCTCGAGGGCGACCGCGAGACGGTGCGCCGTGGGGCGTGCCAGACCCGTCGCCTGCACGAGCTGTGCGAGGGTGGCGGGCCCCGCTTCCAGGGCGCCGAGCACGGTCGCGGCCTTGTCCAGGACTCCGACGCCGCTGCCCGCGTCCTCCATCTGCGTGTCGTTCATGGGCACGATCATGTCGTCTTGAACGGTGAGACGCAAGTGCATCGAAGTGTGGACAGTCCCACGATGGCTGGACGAACACCCGAGCACGCCCGGCCGTCGCCCCCATCGATGCCGGCGGCGGGGTTCCTCGAACCAGCATCCCGATCCACGACCGGTGACCCCGGCGCACGGATCGGTCCTAAGGAGATGACAGCAATGGCGGGCACGCTCGCGGAGAAGGTCTGGGCAGACCATGTGGTGCGACCGGGGGAGGGCAACGAGCCCGACCTCCTCTACATCGACCTCCAGCTCCTGCACGAGGTGACGAGCCCGCAGGCCTTCGACGGCCTGCGCCAGGAGGGCCGCCCCCTGCGCCGTCTGGACCAGACGATCGCGACCGAGGACCACAACACCCCGACGATCGACATCGACAAGCCGATCGCGGACCTCACGAGCCGCACCCAGATCGAGACGCTCCGACGCAACTGCGAGGAGTTCGGGGTGCGCATCCACCCCCTCGGCGACAAGGACCAGGGCATCGTGCACGTCGTCGGCCCGCAGCTGGGCCTCACGATGCCCGGCATCACCGTGGTGTGCGGGGACTCCCACACCTCGACGCACGGGGCCTTCGGCGCCCTCGCCTTCGGCATCGGCACGAGCGAGGTCGAGCACGTGATGGCGACCCAGACGCTCCCGCTCAAGCCGTTCCGCACCATGGCCGTCAACGTCGAGGGCACCCTGCGCCCGGGCGTGACCGCCAAGGACATCATCCTCGCCGTGATCGCGAAGATCGGCACCGGCGGCGGCGCGGGCTACGTGCTCGAGTACCGCGGCCAGGCCATCCGCGACCTCTCGATGGAGGGGCGCATGACGATCTGCAACATGTCGATCGAGGCGGGTGCCCGCGCCGGCATGATCGCCCCCGACGACACCACCTTCGCCTACCTCGAGGGCCGCCCGCACGCCCCCCGCGGCGAGGCATGGGACGAGGCCGTCGCGTACTGGCGCTCGCTGCGCAGCGACGACGACGCGACCTTCGACGCCGAGGTCACGATCGACGCCGACACCCTCGAGCCCTTCGTCACGTGGGGCACCAACCCCGGTCAG from Brachybacterium huguangmaarense carries:
- the leuC gene encoding 3-isopropylmalate dehydratase large subunit; protein product: MAGTLAEKVWADHVVRPGEGNEPDLLYIDLQLLHEVTSPQAFDGLRQEGRPLRRLDQTIATEDHNTPTIDIDKPIADLTSRTQIETLRRNCEEFGVRIHPLGDKDQGIVHVVGPQLGLTMPGITVVCGDSHTSTHGAFGALAFGIGTSEVEHVMATQTLPLKPFRTMAVNVEGTLRPGVTAKDIILAVIAKIGTGGGAGYVLEYRGQAIRDLSMEGRMTICNMSIEAGARAGMIAPDDTTFAYLEGRPHAPRGEAWDEAVAYWRSLRSDDDATFDAEVTIDADTLEPFVTWGTNPGQGLPLSASVPAPEDFTDDTSRVSAENALAYMDLVPGTPLKDIRVDTVFMGSCTNGRIEDLRAFVDIIRGRQKHPDVRVLVVPGSARVRLQAEREGLDRDILAFGAEWRQAGCSMCLGMNPDQLKPGERAASTSNRNFEGRQGKGGRTHLVSPVVAAATAVRGTLSSPSDLEADGSIAPLAQQSA
- a CDS encoding IclR family transcriptional regulator, which gives rise to MNDTQMEDAGSGVGVLDKAATVLGALEAGPATLAQLVQATGLARPTAHRLAVALEHHRLVARDMQGRFILGGRLGELAAAAGEDRLLAAAGPVLAALRDHTGESAQLYRRQGEHRICVAAAERPIGLRDSVPLGATLTMKAGSAAQILLAWEEPDRLHRGLHGARFTATMLSAVRRRGWAQSIGERESGVGSVSAPVRGPNGRVVAALSVSGPIERITRQPGRLHAAAVISSANHLTEVLRRASV
- a CDS encoding universal stress protein translates to METNDLPPRVPDLPASAPRPRVVVGVADTDESDKAVRWGAEHAARTGGSLHLVHAFVWPLMNVDVDPVPGVAGSGLRSAAETLMLHAVQHAHEIAPDVPVTSQIVEGRGADVLLAASREADVLAVGSRGLGRFLSMVMGSTSLALGRRADCPVVVVRGDEATDGPIGVAYEGSDLGTQALRRAGELAALYGAEVHVVIGVATPLSEHPRILETARRLIHEGHPDVTVELADGSAAHDAKSLVRLSEGVRALVVAARGEGAVSASSQTGAVVQYAHTPIWIERPLRRR